One stretch of Streptomyces hygroscopicus DNA includes these proteins:
- a CDS encoding transposase has protein sequence MNELLPQLDELLFSSVDGVSVVSVEVTDIVVRVGARTTAERAVCPDCGYWSRRIHGSYLRFPRDLPAVGKLVVVSLRVRRFVCAEASCPRRTFTEQVPGLTRRFGRRTERLRSTLVAVGLALAGRAGARMTDVFEVSVSRNTLLRLIASLPDPPAATPRVVGVDEYAQRRGRIYGTVLVDVETRRPVDLLPDREADTLAAWLAERPGIEIVCRDRAVFFAEGATRGAPQALQVVDRWHLWHNLSETAEKCVYRHRSCLRSVPPAPDKEQEEEEPAASSPWPTGHRFAERTRAKHATIHALLAAGHSKRSVSRQLGMTLNTILRFSRAATPEEMFTGQWQSRATKLDAYKPYLDQRWQEGCTNAWKLWEEIRKQGYPDGYANVRTYVSRVLRGKPQPVGPRPPSARVVTRWILTHPDALVENDRICLKAVLASCPELTTLDEHVRSFAHMVTHLQGEQLPEWIASAKNTTDLISLSRFAQHLERDLDAVTAGLTQPWNSGVVEGHVNRIKMLKRQMFGRAGFELLRKRVLLA, from the coding sequence GTGAACGAACTGCTGCCGCAACTGGACGAGCTGCTATTCTCCTCGGTCGACGGCGTATCGGTGGTGTCGGTGGAGGTGACCGACATAGTCGTCCGGGTCGGGGCTCGGACGACGGCCGAGCGAGCGGTCTGCCCGGACTGCGGATACTGGTCACGGCGAATACACGGCTCCTACCTGCGGTTTCCTCGTGATCTGCCAGCGGTCGGCAAGCTCGTAGTGGTGTCCTTACGGGTGCGCCGTTTCGTCTGCGCGGAGGCGTCATGTCCGCGCAGAACGTTCACCGAACAGGTACCCGGACTCACGCGCCGGTTCGGCCGGCGGACCGAGCGGCTGCGTTCCACGCTGGTTGCGGTGGGCCTGGCCCTCGCAGGCCGAGCGGGTGCGCGGATGACGGACGTCTTCGAGGTGTCGGTCAGCCGCAACACCCTGTTGAGGCTGATCGCCTCGCTGCCCGACCCGCCCGCCGCGACACCCCGCGTGGTCGGTGTTGACGAATACGCCCAGCGCAGGGGCCGAATCTACGGAACTGTGCTCGTCGACGTCGAGACACGTCGACCGGTGGACCTCCTGCCGGACCGGGAGGCCGACACGCTGGCGGCCTGGCTCGCCGAGCGGCCCGGCATCGAGATCGTCTGCCGTGACCGGGCTGTCTTCTTCGCGGAAGGCGCCACACGCGGCGCCCCGCAAGCCCTCCAGGTCGTCGACCGGTGGCACCTCTGGCACAACCTGAGCGAGACAGCGGAGAAATGCGTCTACCGGCACCGCAGTTGCCTACGCTCCGTTCCGCCAGCGCCAGACAAAGAGCAGGAGGAAGAGGAGCCTGCGGCATCGTCACCCTGGCCGACAGGCCATCGGTTCGCCGAACGCACCCGCGCCAAGCACGCCACTATCCACGCGCTCCTGGCCGCCGGCCACAGCAAGAGGTCCGTGTCCCGGCAGCTGGGCATGACCCTCAACACCATTCTGCGTTTCTCCCGCGCGGCCACCCCTGAGGAGATGTTCACCGGTCAGTGGCAGAGCCGGGCGACTAAGCTCGACGCCTACAAGCCCTACCTCGACCAACGATGGCAGGAGGGCTGCACCAACGCATGGAAACTGTGGGAGGAGATCAGGAAACAGGGCTATCCGGACGGTTACGCCAACGTCCGTACCTACGTGAGCAGGGTGTTGCGCGGCAAGCCACAGCCCGTCGGGCCCCGGCCGCCCTCAGCTCGCGTTGTTACCCGCTGGATTCTCACGCACCCGGACGCCTTGGTCGAGAATGACCGGATCTGCCTCAAAGCCGTACTGGCGAGCTGCCCCGAGCTGACAACGCTTGACGAGCACGTGCGCTCCTTCGCCCACATGGTCACCCACCTGCAAGGCGAACAGCTCCCGGAGTGGATCGCCTCAGCCAAGAACACTACCGATCTGATCAGTCTCAGCCGGTTCGCCCAGCACCTCGAACGCGACCTCGACGCCGTCACCGCAGGCCTCACTCAGCCATGGAACTCGGGCGTCGTCGAAGGACACGTCAACCGCATCAAGATGCTCAAGCGCCAGATGTTCGGCCGCGCAGGATTCGAACTTCTCCGCAAGCGCGTCCTACTAGCGTGA
- a CDS encoding transposase: MSPHRWDFISENRAAFGVKRICRVLGVSRSGCYRHQATASARAARQAEQAAAVAEIRQIHADHHGAYGAPRIHAELRSRGRKEVHFPVDTPALRRTPLAGQEDQPQACRPADAHQPHRRPSSAPQ, translated from the coding sequence GTGAGCCCCCACCGCTGGGACTTCATCTCCGAGAACCGCGCCGCCTTCGGCGTGAAGCGGATATGTCGGGTCCTGGGCGTCTCCCGTTCCGGCTGCTACCGGCACCAGGCCACCGCGTCGGCCCGCGCCGCGCGCCAGGCCGAGCAGGCCGCGGCAGTCGCCGAGATCCGGCAGATCCACGCAGACCACCACGGCGCCTACGGCGCCCCGCGGATCCACGCCGAACTCCGCTCGCGGGGCCGGAAGGAGGTGCACTTCCCCGTCGACACCCCCGCCCTGCGCCGAACTCCGCTCGCGGGGCAGGAAGATCAACCGCAAGCGTGTCGCCCGGCTGATGCGCATCAACCACATCGTCGGCCGTCATCTGCGCCGCAGTAA
- a CDS encoding aminoglycoside phosphotransferase has product MTDTEIEITADLVRELLEEQHPDLAGLAIREVAGGWGNQMWRLGDELAVRMQRMDPTPELQLKERRWLPVLAPRLPLPVPTPVRFGEPSECFPKHWTVMTWVPGEPLDHGSISRGVHAADTLAGFLRALHVEALAEAPIATDRGAHPKNYTDGFENFFQAVAPDDIAADVRAVWEDAVSARAWEGPPVWVHGDLHPANVVVSDGTLSGIVDFGDMFAGDPARPRAGRYEEPLPDAHGAERRSGPSWRQAELGTRRPDGT; this is encoded by the coding sequence ATGACCGACACCGAGATCGAGATCACCGCAGACCTGGTCCGCGAGCTGCTGGAGGAGCAGCATCCAGACCTTGCAGGGTTGGCCATCCGCGAGGTGGCGGGCGGCTGGGGCAACCAAATGTGGCGTCTCGGGGACGAGTTGGCCGTGCGCATGCAGCGGATGGACCCCACCCCAGAGCTCCAGCTCAAGGAGCGGCGGTGGCTCCCCGTGCTGGCCCCGCGCCTGCCGCTCCCGGTGCCGACCCCGGTGCGGTTCGGCGAACCGTCCGAGTGCTTCCCCAAGCACTGGACCGTGATGACGTGGGTTCCCGGCGAGCCGCTGGACCACGGCTCGATCAGCCGCGGCGTCCACGCGGCCGACACGCTGGCGGGTTTCCTCCGGGCGCTCCATGTGGAGGCGCTCGCCGAGGCGCCGATCGCTACGGACCGCGGTGCCCATCCCAAGAACTACACGGACGGCTTCGAGAACTTCTTCCAGGCCGTTGCCCCCGACGACATCGCTGCCGACGTCCGGGCCGTCTGGGAGGACGCCGTTTCGGCCCGCGCGTGGGAGGGCCCGCCGGTGTGGGTGCACGGCGACCTGCATCCCGCGAACGTCGTCGTCTCGGACGGAACGCTCTCGGGCATCGTCGATTTCGGTGACATGTTCGCCGGCGATCCGGCGCGCCCGCGGGCTGGCCGCTATGAAGAGCCTCTTCCTGATGCTCATGGGGCAGAACGGAGATCGGGGCCTTCCTGGCGGCAAGCCGAACTGGGGACCCGCAGGCCGGACGGCACTTGA
- a CDS encoding integrase, whose amino-acid sequence MRCSLLRPDPAQRGRLVEIHDNLLDRIAEAEREGWLGDIEGLQVSLAGAQFKISQVDRAPGQGR is encoded by the coding sequence GTGCGCTGCTCACTGCTTCGACCGGATCCGGCACAACGCGGCCGCCTGGTGGAGATCCACGACAACCTACTCGACCGCATCGCCGAGGCAGAGCGGGAAGGCTGGCTCGGCGACATCGAAGGACTCCAGGTCAGCCTGGCCGGAGCCCAGTTCAAGATCAGCCAGGTCGACAGGGCCCCTGGACAGGGCCGGTGA
- a CDS encoding multidrug MFS transporter produces the protein MSTNQPPQTAAAPDARQLRAILITVSIALMAVIASVSGLNVAQTHMAVEWGASQTAVLWIINIYTLALAALLLPLGAIGDRLGRKPMLITGLIIFGAASVVAGLAPSAAVMIGARVAAGISAAMIMPITLAVITSTFPEEERGKAIGVWTGVAGGGGILGMFLSALLVDVANWRWLFVLPVVLVIVALAMTLKSVPNPRERSTHSFDTIGALVSTIAVIGLIFVLQEGPERGWTAPITLISLGVGLVAAIAFVAWELHRRDASLLDVRLFRERGLASGSITLLVVFGVQAGIAVVLFPFFQAVLGWSGLLSTVAMMPMAVMMMMTSGLAPQAGRQDRRPLHHGRGRRPGHPRAVPDGAVRVR, from the coding sequence ATGAGTACGAACCAGCCTCCCCAGACGGCGGCCGCGCCGGATGCGCGTCAGCTGCGCGCGATCCTGATCACCGTCTCGATCGCGCTGATGGCCGTCATCGCATCCGTGTCCGGGCTGAACGTCGCCCAGACCCACATGGCGGTCGAATGGGGCGCCTCGCAGACCGCCGTCCTGTGGATCATCAACATCTACACGCTCGCTCTGGCTGCCCTGCTGTTGCCGCTCGGTGCGATCGGTGACCGGCTGGGCCGCAAGCCCATGCTGATCACCGGGCTGATCATCTTCGGTGCCGCCAGCGTCGTCGCCGGCCTGGCCCCGTCGGCCGCGGTGATGATTGGCGCCCGTGTGGCGGCCGGTATCAGCGCCGCGATGATCATGCCGATCACGCTGGCCGTCATCACCTCCACCTTCCCTGAGGAGGAGCGGGGCAAGGCGATCGGCGTATGGACCGGTGTCGCCGGAGGCGGCGGCATCCTGGGCATGTTCCTCTCCGCCCTGTTGGTCGATGTCGCCAACTGGCGCTGGCTGTTCGTGCTGCCCGTGGTCCTGGTCATCGTCGCGCTGGCGATGACGCTGAAATCAGTGCCCAACCCCCGCGAACGCTCCACCCATTCGTTCGACACCATCGGTGCGCTGGTCTCCACCATCGCCGTGATCGGTCTCATCTTTGTCCTCCAGGAAGGCCCCGAACGAGGCTGGACCGCCCCCATCACCCTGATCAGTCTCGGCGTCGGCCTAGTCGCCGCCATCGCCTTCGTGGCCTGGGAGCTGCACCGCCGTGATGCCTCGCTGCTGGATGTGCGCCTGTTCCGTGAGCGCGGTCTGGCCAGCGGCTCGATCACACTGCTGGTCGTCTTCGGCGTCCAGGCGGGTATCGCCGTCGTGCTCTTCCCGTTTTTCCAGGCCGTGCTGGGCTGGTCCGGGCTGCTGTCGACCGTGGCGATGATGCCGATGGCCGTCATGATGATGATGACCTCGGGCTTGGCCCCCCAAGCTGGCCGCCAAGATCGGCGCCCGCTCCACCATGGCCGTGGGCGTCGCCCTGGCCACCCTCGGGCTGTCCCTGATGGCGCTGTTCGTGTCCGTTAA
- a CDS encoding type 12 methyltransferase, with product MTQTHQPHHHHGEGGHHPDHSHSGHREHSDGGQAEILDLDAEVLAEHIASITAWLPLKSEPRQIVDLGCGTGAGTFALLERFPDAHVTAVDASAGHLQFLREKACARGVEECVRTVQADLDSNRWPDLGRPDLVWASASMHHMADPDRALRSVHELLAPGGLFAVVELAGFPRFLPAGAPENRPGLEERAHAATDSFHAEHVPHRGADWGPMLTAAGFTVEDERTITVNIEGERSEAIGRYAYGSLQRIRGVAAPALSPEDLTALDDLLDTDSPNSLLRREDLAVRTERTVWAARRA from the coding sequence ATGACCCAAACGCACCAGCCCCACCATCACCATGGCGAAGGCGGTCATCACCCCGACCACAGCCATAGCGGCCACCGAGAGCACAGCGATGGCGGGCAGGCGGAGATCCTCGATCTGGATGCCGAGGTGCTCGCCGAGCACATAGCGTCCATCACCGCCTGGCTGCCGCTGAAGAGTGAGCCGCGCCAGATCGTGGACCTGGGCTGCGGCACCGGCGCGGGCACCTTCGCACTCCTCGAACGCTTCCCCGACGCGCACGTCACCGCCGTCGACGCCTCGGCGGGGCACCTCCAGTTCCTGCGCGAGAAGGCATGCGCCCGCGGTGTCGAGGAGTGCGTACGGACCGTGCAGGCCGACCTCGACAGCAACCGCTGGCCCGATCTCGGCAGGCCGGATCTGGTGTGGGCCTCGGCCTCGATGCACCACATGGCCGACCCCGACCGCGCCCTCCGGAGCGTCCACGAACTGCTTGCCCCCGGGGGCCTGTTCGCCGTTGTCGAGCTCGCGGGCTTCCCCCGCTTCCTGCCTGCCGGCGCCCCGGAGAACCGGCCGGGCCTCGAAGAGCGCGCCCATGCCGCGACCGACAGCTTCCACGCCGAGCACGTTCCGCACCGCGGCGCGGACTGGGGTCCGATGCTGACAGCCGCCGGCTTCACCGTCGAGGACGAGCGCACCATCACCGTCAACATCGAAGGTGAGCGCAGCGAGGCGATCGGCCGCTACGCCTACGGCAGCCTGCAGCGCATCCGCGGCGTCGCCGCCCCCGCTCTCAGCCCCGAGGACCTCACCGCTCTCGACGACCTCCTGGATACCGACAGCCCGAACAGCCTCCTGCGCCGCGAGGATCTCGCCGTACGCACCGAGCGCACCGTCTGGGCCGCCCGCCGCGCCTGA
- a CDS encoding transcriptional regulator,LysM domain-containing protein — translation MDNGSTFGMAGVLIGQWRPGATARVRTDGTVATTSASLASYLQGTRLFTLPPPDSQALLNLLSEAEADPPHHKHSDVAELPTRDSSREGASSSSQAETLWPDAPTDRPYNALHAMLSQLRRALRTATHEEALSEVIVRQDGPYTLDPERVSVDLWKAYKSLDAARSGHSNEHRLAALQRIGELYRGNLAEDVTAEWIEAPREALRRHVLDAFSALAHTIDDTDPERALILLERARTLDRYNQTLYEGIARLQVRLGRCG, via the coding sequence TTGGACAACGGCTCCACCTTTGGCATGGCCGGGGTGCTCATCGGCCAGTGGCGCCCCGGAGCAACTGCCCGCGTACGCACAGACGGCACCGTTGCCACCACCAGCGCCTCTCTGGCCAGCTACCTCCAAGGCACCCGGCTGTTCACCCTCCCGCCTCCGGACAGCCAAGCCCTGCTCAACCTGCTCAGCGAAGCCGAAGCCGACCCCCCACACCACAAACACTCTGATGTAGCTGAACTACCCACCCGTGACTCATCCCGCGAGGGAGCAAGCAGTTCCTCGCAGGCGGAAACCCTGTGGCCTGACGCCCCCACCGACCGCCCGTACAACGCTCTCCACGCCATGCTGAGCCAACTACGCCGGGCGCTGCGCACCGCAACCCATGAGGAGGCACTGTCCGAGGTGATCGTCCGCCAGGACGGCCCCTACACCCTCGATCCTGAGCGCGTCAGCGTCGACCTCTGGAAGGCGTACAAATCCCTCGATGCCGCTCGTTCTGGTCACAGCAACGAGCACCGCCTCGCCGCCTTGCAGCGCATCGGCGAGCTCTACCGAGGGAACCTGGCCGAAGACGTGACCGCTGAATGGATCGAGGCCCCTCGTGAAGCGCTGCGCCGCCACGTGCTCGACGCCTTCAGCGCCCTGGCCCACACCATCGACGACACCGACCCGGAGCGAGCCCTCATCCTTCTGGAACGTGCCCGCACACTCGACCGCTACAACCAGACCCTCTACGAGGGCATCGCCCGCCTCCAGGTCCGCCTTGGGCGGTGTGGATGA
- a CDS encoding short-chain dehydrogenase: MDLNLAGRRALVTASSGGIGAAVARRLADEGCAVLVHGRNPVRAGEVAAELNDTGGVADVVLGDLTEDEGAWEVAQRAREWGVEVLVNNAGPFVEHDWESAEPAAWLDAVNGNVVSAVRMIRALVPQMRERGWGRIVNMGSRAATTPLPNMVEYSAAKAAVVNMTTSLARHLAGSGITANTLSPGVIVTDGMRQMFEDGAAARGWPEQWTQLEPLVVAEYAPNPTGRLGTAADIAAAVAFLASPLAGYINGIDLRVDGGITLVP, from the coding sequence ATGGATCTTAATCTTGCGGGGCGCCGCGCGTTGGTAACGGCGAGCAGCGGGGGCATCGGTGCGGCAGTGGCCCGGCGGCTGGCCGATGAAGGGTGCGCTGTGTTGGTGCATGGCCGCAACCCCGTGCGTGCTGGCGAGGTTGCGGCGGAGTTGAACGACACCGGCGGGGTGGCGGATGTCGTGCTCGGTGACCTTACTGAGGACGAGGGTGCCTGGGAGGTGGCCCAGCGGGCTCGCGAGTGGGGTGTGGAGGTACTGGTCAACAACGCCGGTCCATTCGTTGAGCATGACTGGGAGAGTGCGGAGCCGGCCGCGTGGCTGGATGCGGTGAACGGCAACGTCGTATCCGCCGTACGGATGATCCGGGCCCTGGTGCCTCAGATGCGCGAGCGCGGATGGGGGCGGATTGTCAACATGGGCAGCCGGGCCGCGACGACTCCGTTGCCGAACATGGTCGAGTACTCGGCGGCGAAGGCCGCCGTGGTCAACATGACCACCAGCTTGGCCCGGCATCTGGCCGGATCCGGTATCACCGCAAACACACTGAGCCCTGGGGTAATTGTCACCGACGGAATGCGGCAGATGTTCGAAGATGGGGCGGCTGCGCGGGGCTGGCCGGAGCAGTGGACGCAGTTGGAGCCGCTGGTGGTGGCCGAGTACGCCCCGAACCCGACGGGGCGGCTGGGCACTGCGGCGGACATCGCGGCAGCGGTTGCATTTCTGGCCAGTCCGTTGGCCGGCTACATCAACGGGATCGACCTGCGCGTCGACGGGGGCATCACCCTTGTGCCATAA
- a CDS encoding transposase, translated as MIAYPSSIDLSSRTLRFLTGQLTARRQEIGTRWRRLPAGRQALLALAHLRCGDTYAQLAAGFGIGIATVRV; from the coding sequence GTGATTGCCTACCCGTCCTCGATTGATCTGTCCAGCCGCACCTTGCGGTTCCTGACCGGGCAACTGACAGCCCGGCGGCAGGAGATCGGAACGCGGTGGCGGCGCCTTCCTGCTGGACGTCAGGCCCTGCTCGCCCTGGCCCATCTGCGGTGCGGTGACACTTACGCCCAACTCGCCGCCGGGTTCGGCATCGGGATCGCGACCGTGCGTGTCTAG
- a CDS encoding multidrug MFS transporter: MGVALATLGLSLMALFVSVNGGYLSILAGMLAMGIGMGLSMTPSTEAITSSLPRAKQGVASALNDVTREFGTALGVAMLGALLANGYRSAIDDKLDGIPAGAADTAREGIANAIEVAPKTGSHAQDLVHAAQQSFVDGWQQAMWIGAAVMAALLVYVALRGPKNTVPLPPDAEAAPETEVVENVAAR, encoded by the coding sequence GTGGGCGTCGCCCTGGCCACCCTCGGGCTGTCCCTGATGGCGCTGTTCGTGTCCGTTAACGGCGGCTACCTGTCCATCCTGGCCGGCATGCTCGCCATGGGTATCGGTATGGGTCTGTCGATGACTCCCTCCACCGAGGCCATCACCAGCTCCCTGCCCCGCGCCAAGCAGGGCGTCGCCTCCGCTCTCAACGACGTCACCCGCGAGTTTGGCACCGCCCTGGGTGTCGCGATGCTCGGCGCGCTCCTGGCCAACGGCTACCGCAGCGCCATCGACGACAAGCTCGACGGCATCCCTGCCGGTGCTGCGGACACCGCCCGCGAAGGCATCGCCAACGCCATTGAGGTCGCGCCCAAGACCGGCAGCCACGCCCAGGACCTGGTCCACGCCGCGCAGCAGTCCTTCGTCGACGGCTGGCAGCAGGCCATGTGGATCGGCGCCGCCGTCATGGCCGCACTGCTTGTCTACGTCGCCCTGCGTGGTCCGAAGAACACCGTGCCCCTCCCACCCGACGCCGAGGCGGCCCCGGAGACCGAGGTCGTGGAGAACGTCGCCGCCCGCTGA
- a CDS encoding Competence CoiA family protein, whose translation MAFRAVHAEWGTVFAHLPDLGCGRRWEAVWKTRPPAPLACDECGHAMYAKTSRTGLRFFAHAPGAPACSLALESAAHHLLKLELATAARDAGAHAELEARGLDGNWRADVLATDPPNSSTHP comes from the coding sequence GTGGCGTTCAGGGCCGTGCACGCCGAATGGGGGACCGTCTTTGCACACCTGCCCGACCTCGGGTGCGGGCGCAGATGGGAGGCGGTATGGAAGACCCGGCCGCCCGCTCCGCTGGCCTGCGACGAGTGCGGCCACGCCATGTATGCGAAGACCTCCCGCACCGGCTTACGGTTCTTCGCCCACGCCCCCGGCGCCCCCGCCTGCTCGCTTGCCCTGGAGTCGGCCGCCCACCACCTGCTGAAGCTGGAGCTGGCGACCGCCGCCCGGGACGCAGGCGCCCACGCCGAACTCGAAGCCCGCGGCCTCGACGGCAACTGGCGGGCGGACGTACTGGCCACCGACCCACCGAATTCCTCGACACACCCGTGA
- a CDS encoding transposase encodes MGRKSPYPEEFRRDAVALYRASGGKRTYAAVAADLGITGETLRTWVRKDTGRPSPEPPGGSASSPAEELARLRAENQRLLKAEREWQLEREILRRAAAYFAREVK; translated from the coding sequence GTGGGACGTAAGTCTCCGTACCCGGAGGAGTTCCGGAGGGACGCCGTCGCGCTGTACCGCGCGTCCGGCGGCAAGCGCACGTATGCGGCGGTGGCCGCGGATCTCGGGATCACCGGGGAGACGCTGCGCACGTGGGTCCGCAAGGACACCGGCCGGCCCTCGCCCGAGCCGCCGGGTGGCAGTGCGTCCAGTCCGGCCGAAGAGCTGGCCCGGCTGCGGGCGGAGAACCAGCGGCTGCTGAAGGCGGAGAGGGAGTGGCAGCTGGAGCGGGAGATCCTGCGCCGGGCAGCCGCGTATTTCGCTCGGGAGGTGAAGTGA
- a CDS encoding integrase, with protein MLNRANALLGANWTLHDLRHTAAYRMDRDPELVLTDVQWVLGHAHLTATQIYVPAGRDEIVEAVQAHHQRQERLARVPTVPAAGYRALSLSDLFGGSW; from the coding sequence ATGCTGAACCGGGCCAACGCTCTGCTCGGGGCCAACTGGACGCTTCACGATCTACGGCACACGGCCGCATACCGGATGGATCGGGACCCGGAGCTGGTGCTGACAGACGTGCAGTGGGTCCTCGGCCACGCTCACCTGACGGCCACGCAGATCTACGTGCCGGCCGGGCGCGATGAGATCGTCGAGGCGGTCCAGGCGCACCATCAGCGGCAGGAGCGGCTGGCCCGGGTTCCGACGGTGCCAGCGGCCGGTTACCGGGCTCTGTCCCTGAGCGACCTGTTCGGAGGCTCGTGGTGA
- a CDS encoding transposase, whose amino-acid sequence MRINHIVGRHLRRSKRTTIADKMAPPAPDLVMRDFTATALNTRWCGDITYIAVGSSWMFLATVIDICSRRVIGWSVADHMRTELVTDAIEMAVAARGGQVDGVVFHTGRGAQYVSRAFAEVCRRHGIRRSMGRVGSSYDNALAESFFQGMKRELLHGRRLTSKAQTRLELFCWLAYYNRCRRHSALGYLTPAEFEQHLISSHTLSLVA is encoded by the coding sequence ATGCGCATCAACCACATCGTCGGCCGTCATCTGCGCCGCAGTAAGCGGACCACGATCGCGGACAAGATGGCCCCGCCCGCACCGGACCTGGTCATGCGCGACTTCACCGCCACGGCGTTGAATACCAGGTGGTGCGGCGACATCACGTATATCGCTGTTGGCTCGTCGTGGATGTTCCTGGCGACGGTTATCGACATCTGCTCGCGCCGCGTGATCGGCTGGTCCGTCGCCGACCACATGCGCACCGAGCTCGTCACCGACGCGATCGAGATGGCGGTCGCCGCCCGCGGCGGCCAGGTCGACGGAGTCGTCTTTCACACGGGCAGGGGCGCCCAGTACGTCAGCCGGGCCTTCGCCGAGGTCTGCCGCCGGCACGGCATCCGCCGCAGCATGGGGCGCGTCGGCTCAAGTTACGACAATGCCCTGGCCGAGTCGTTCTTCCAGGGCATGAAACGCGAGTTGCTCCACGGGCGGCGTCTCACCTCGAAGGCGCAGACACGACTGGAGCTGTTCTGCTGGCTGGCCTACTACAACCGGTGCCGCCGTCACTCTGCTCTCGGCTACCTCACACCAGCCGAGTTCGAACAACATCTGATCTCGTCACATACGCTGTCACTCGTCGCATGA
- a CDS encoding major facilitator superfamily protein, whose amino-acid sequence MSPDGRGAHSRRWLILATVAGCFLPVAADATILNVAVPSLTEALGASARELLWIVDVYPLVMVGLVLVTGPLGDRVGHQRLLLAGLGVFGVSSGLSSLSTVPAALIVGRAALAVGASMIIPATLAIIRQVFHDPRERAFAIGVWSAIAASGAAVGPVAGGLILAHYWWGAVFLINIPLVAAAVFLVRSLLTNQVPEDKEPWEAASPVLAVVGTVGIVYAVKSATHQGSALVETWVPGVIGLAATAFFLRRQLRSEHPMLDLALFREQHFRIGVMAATLPVFVLVGFELQLAQHLQFVTGKSPWEAGVFLLPMPIAAFAAAPVAGLLSSRYGVSVIIPAGLGLAALGYVGIALWAGGRTSLALTGCLILIGAGHGGVQAVASDAIMTGAPPNRAGAAASIESVSYELGAGFGIALLGSLITAVYGHAFALPPTTDAAVPDNASDSIGEAVSLAHKAQPDVGQAITAAAKDAFIHAYRLTAVTAAVIIAATAVTITLMLKRSTSVQGEEEQSTYRSVPAPDNPR is encoded by the coding sequence ATGAGCCCAGATGGCAGGGGCGCCCACAGCAGGCGTTGGCTGATCCTGGCAACGGTCGCGGGGTGTTTTCTCCCGGTCGCGGCGGACGCGACGATCCTGAACGTCGCCGTGCCGTCGTTGACGGAGGCACTGGGAGCATCAGCCCGGGAACTGCTGTGGATTGTGGACGTCTATCCCCTCGTCATGGTGGGGCTGGTGCTGGTCACCGGCCCCCTCGGGGACCGGGTGGGGCACCAGCGGCTGCTCCTGGCCGGGCTCGGTGTCTTCGGCGTGTCCTCCGGGCTGTCCTCCCTGTCCACGGTTCCCGCCGCGCTGATCGTCGGGCGCGCCGCCCTGGCAGTCGGAGCGTCGATGATCATCCCTGCCACCCTGGCCATCATCCGGCAGGTCTTCCACGACCCCCGGGAGCGGGCCTTCGCTATCGGTGTCTGGAGTGCGATCGCCGCGAGCGGCGCCGCCGTGGGGCCAGTGGCGGGCGGTCTGATCCTGGCGCACTACTGGTGGGGCGCCGTCTTCCTGATCAACATCCCCCTTGTCGCAGCAGCAGTCTTCCTCGTGCGCTCGCTGCTCACCAATCAAGTGCCCGAGGACAAGGAACCCTGGGAAGCCGCTTCCCCTGTTCTCGCGGTGGTGGGGACCGTCGGCATCGTGTACGCGGTGAAATCAGCTACGCACCAGGGCTCGGCGCTCGTCGAGACCTGGGTGCCCGGAGTGATCGGACTCGCCGCCACGGCATTTTTCCTGCGACGCCAGCTCCGCTCCGAACATCCCATGCTGGACCTTGCCCTGTTCCGTGAACAGCACTTTCGTATCGGCGTCATGGCGGCCACCCTCCCGGTCTTCGTACTCGTCGGCTTCGAACTCCAACTGGCGCAGCATCTGCAGTTCGTGACCGGTAAGTCACCCTGGGAGGCAGGCGTCTTTCTGCTCCCCATGCCGATCGCCGCGTTCGCCGCCGCGCCTGTGGCCGGTCTGCTCTCCTCCCGGTACGGAGTGTCGGTCATCATTCCCGCCGGTCTCGGGCTGGCAGCCCTGGGGTACGTGGGCATCGCTCTGTGGGCCGGCGGCAGGACCTCACTGGCTCTCACCGGCTGTCTGATCCTGATCGGTGCGGGTCACGGAGGGGTCCAGGCGGTGGCCTCCGACGCGATCATGACCGGTGCCCCGCCAAACCGGGCCGGAGCCGCGGCCTCGATCGAATCGGTGTCGTACGAACTGGGTGCCGGGTTCGGCATCGCACTGCTCGGCAGCCTTATCACCGCGGTGTACGGCCACGCCTTCGCCCTGCCACCCACCACCGACGCAGCCGTCCCGGACAATGCCTCGGACTCCATCGGCGAAGCCGTTTCCCTTGCTCACAAGGCCCAACCCGACGTGGGCCAGGCCATCACCGCCGCCGCCAAGGACGCCTTCATCCACGCCTACCGCCTCACAGCGGTCACCGCCGCGGTTATCATCGCCGCCACAGCGGTGACGATCACCCTCATGCTGAAGCGGAGTACCTCTGTACAGGGCGAAGAAGAACAGTCCACCTACCGATCCGTCCCCGCGCCCGACAATCCTCGCTGA